The Candidatus Saccharimonadales bacterium DNA segment AGCCGCCGGCGCCAGCTAAGGCGTTGGCATCTGTACTACTAGCCGGTGACGCTTGTGCTTTATAATAACTGCCAGTGGATCAACCGGAGCTCAATTCATTAAGGCAACTATTGTCCAGCCGTCGGCAACTGGTTGCCGGCCTGCTGATATTTGTCCCATTGGCCTTTCGTCTTGGGCAGGAATACAGCCTCGGCCTAACCGCCTTGTTGTTAGGTGGGCTGATCCTGTTGTTTTGCCTGCTGGCAATTATGCGCCAGCGGCCTGCCTCTTTTAGCGGCTTGGCCTTCTGGCTGATCTGGCTGCTGCAATTGCTAGCTTTGGCTGGGGTGATTTATCTGCTCGGCCAACCGCTATCGCCGCTGATATTTTTGGCCGTGGCCTTAACCAGCATGGCGACGTTTGCCTATAAACGCTCGGGATTTTTCATCTCGACCCTTTTCGGGTTGATGGCGATGGTGACGATATTTTTACTTAATAGCCAGACCGTCAGTTGGGAGTCGTTTGCCGAACTGCTGGCGTATTTAGGCGTGTTTTTGCTTTTAAACCTCCTGACCTCCGATCTGGTGGAGCTGGATAAAACTCAGTTAGTCAGCCGGACCATTACCGGCAAAAACCTGGAGGTTGAGCACCAGCGACTGTTGTCTTTGATCAATAATATCGGCGACGCCGTCATTGCGACTGATGAAGACGGCAACATTCAGACCTATAACGGCGCTGCCTTAGACTTGATAAACACTAATGTTTCCATCGAGGGCAAGGCGCTTGACAGCGTTTGGAAGCTGGTTGACGATGAAGGCCGGACCGTGAACCTAATAACCGAGGCCAAAACCGCCGATCGGACTATCAGACGTTCGGACATCAAGATCATTTACGGTCAGGACGATTTTGCCAATCTTTACACCAACGTCACGCCGATTAAACTCGGGCAGGGCGACCGAACGGAAAAAGGCTTCACGCTTATCTTGCAGGACATCACCAAACAAAAATCTCTGGAAGAAGAACGCGACGAATTTGTCGCCGTCGTCAGCCATGAGCTTAGAACTCCTGTCACAATCACCGAAGGCAAAGTCAGTAATGCTCAGTTGCTGTTGAGCAAGGCCGATTCACCGCCGGCTAAAGTCGTCGAGGCTTTGGGTCAAGCCCATTCCCAGGTGGTTTATTTAGCCGATTTAATAAATGATTTAGCTTCGCTGGCAAGAGCCGAACGGACCGATGTCAGCTCTCAACTGGAGAGCATTAATCCGTCTGTATTAGTGGCTGATACGATCAAGAGTTATGAAATCGAGGCCAAGGGTAAAGGCCTCGAATTAAAATATGAAAAGCCGATGGTAGAACCACATATAATCTATAACAATCGCCTGTATATTCAGGAGATATTACAAAACTTCTTAACCAACGCCCTCAAGTACACCAAGCAAGGCCAAATTACCATAACGCTCCTAAATGAAGGCACGGATAAAGTCAGGATCGGTGTAACTGACCAAGGCATCGGCATCAGCACAAGTGATCAAAAACGGCTGTTTGAAAAATTCTTCCGCTCAGAGGACTACCGCACCAGAGAAAGTAGTGGCACCGGCCTGGGGCTGTATGTCACCGCCAAGTTGGCGTCAAAGGTCGATGGGAAAATTGATGTTAAGAGCCAACTTAACGCTGGGTCGACTTTCAGTCTTACCGTTGGTTCGAAGTCCGAGACCGATCGACCGACCGCGGCCAGCGCATAACCGGTATACAAACGTTCCGGCCCTTCCAGTCGACCCGGCCAAACTCATACCTAATCATAGAGACAAGATTGAGACCGGCTTCAACCAAGAGGTTAAGGGGCAGGCTCAAGCCGCTGAGCAACCAAAATTTAGGCTGCAAGACCAGCTCGCTTAGGATATAGCTCAACCACAGTAGCAGTGCCCCCAAAGATAACAGGGCGGCGGCGATCGGATCTTTAATATAAGGGCTAAAAATTAGCAGACCGGCGGACATGGCATAGCCCAGACCGACCAAGATCGTCCAGACTGGTTCTTTGCCCTCGCCCGGGTAGAGTTTTCTTACGGCGGTTTCATACAGGCTGTTTAAGCGCTTACGAGTAGTCAATCCCAGTTCAGGCGTAGCGAGCAAGAATTGATAGGTTCCGGTTGTGCGGGCAGCGTTAGCCAGCGCCTGCTCCGGCGCGATTTCACGTCGCAGCGCCCTAAATCCGCCTTGCTTAAGCAACCACTCGCGCTCGACCAGCCAAGCCGAGCTCATCAGTGGCCATTCGGCGAATGCCAATTCAGTAAAGTATCTTAGGGGCCGCAGGGCACTTGAAACTGGATCGTAGGCTCGCCGTTGTGGCATTAACGAAACAAATTGAGCTCCGCGGCTAATTGCCGCCGTTATCGTACGCGTGATTGATTCGGATGAATACCTGATATCAACACCCGCAAATAAAACATAGTCGCCACTGGCTTCATTCAGCAGCAGTTCGTAGGCGTTGTTTTTGCCGACCCAACCTGCGCTAGGAACTTGCCCCTGGATAAACCGTACTCCGTCGTGCGCAAATGACTTAATAATCTCCGGTGTACTGTCTTGGGAACAATCGTCCAAGACGAGAATTTCTAGCTTGGCATAATCCGACGACACGGCCGAGCGCAGAGCATCGGTCAGCGCATGGGTCTCATTCCTGGCCGGGATCGCAAGTGTGACCGTTGGCAACTTAGTGTTTGATAGCTTGATCGGCCGGTAGCTGTACCGGCTAATCCTAAAAGCGGTCAGGCTTAATGACCTTACGCTAAACAGTAACCAGGCTACGGCCAGTCCTTGGAGCCAAAGCTCGGCCGTTAAATCGGCGGATAGCTGGCCGGCTAGAATAACCACCAGATAGATTATGGTTGCCCGGCGCCAGCTTCGCCGTAGAACCCGTGTTGTCCGCCGTTGGCCATAACGCCCCACTAGCAGTCGGGTATGGCTGACGAACAGACCGCCGGCCAGACCAATCAAGGCCCAGTCGCCCGTGTCGATACCAACCGCCAGCAATATTAGAGGCAAAGCGCTCAAAAGCAATCCGATTTGGCGCTTCGATCCAACCGCATAGAGCCACCAGCTGATAAATAGACCGATAAGACCGATTAACATTCACTAATAAGCATAACAGCTATTCGGTGGTAAATCGGCCTATTGACAGAAGTAGCCGATGCGTTTAATATTCTCTTGACAGTCTCTTCCAAGGAGACTTTTTAATTGGGAGTACCACCGTGGCTACGACCACACCGCAGAAACCCTCGTTGAGGAGTAAATTGGCTTCTCGGCTGAAACGCCAAAACCGATCAGGTGACAAGAAATCACCCGGTTCAAAGTTTCAATTAAGGCGCCTTAAGCCTCGTTCGCCGCGCTATTTCCGCGAGTCTTTTGCCGAACTAAAAAAAGTAACCTGGCCAACCCGGCGCGAGTCGTGGCGGTTAACGATAGCTGTTTTTGTTTTTAGCGTCGTCTTTGCCGCGGTTATTGTGGCGGCCGATATCGGCTATAAGCAATTGGCTGAAAGGCTATTCCTATGAGTGGGAAACGCTATGACTCAGCTAAACAGTGGTACGCCATCCACACTTACTCCGGTTATGAAGAAAAAGTCGCCGAAAGTATTCGGCAGCGGGCCGACAGCTTGGATATGAAGGACAAGATCTTTGACTGCCTAGTACCCAAAGAAAAGCAAATTGAGATCAAAAACGGCAAACGCAAAGTCGTTGAAAAACGTATCTTCCAAGGTTACGTTCTAGTCCAGATGAAAATGAGCGAGGACGCTTGGTACATCGTCAGAAATACCCCGAATGTCACTGGTTTTGTCGGCAGCGGCACAGAACCAACTCCGGTATCCGACGAGGAAATGGAAAAGATCAAAAAGCGCATGGGTGTCCAGGATCCTAAGCATAAAATCGATTTCACCGTTGGCGAAGTCGTCAACATAATCGACGGGCCGTTCAAAGGTTTTGACGGCTCGATCAATGAAATCGACGAGCAAAAAGGCAAAATTAAGGTGCTGGTCAACATGTTTGGCCGGGAAACCCCGGTCGAGCTTGATGGCCTGCAGGTAAAGAAGGTCTAAATTATGGCAAACGGTAAAAAAATCACAGCTAATCTGAAAATGCGTATCCCGGGCGGGCAAGCCAGTGCCGGACCGCCAGTCGGCTCTACTCTGGGCCAATACGGCGTCAACATGATGGACTTTATCAACCCATTCAACGAGCAAACCAAAGAGCTGCAGGGCCAAACGGTGACGGTTCACATCAGGATTTACGAGGACCGCAGCATGACATGGCGGGTCGTATCTCAGGCCACTGATGACCTTATTAAAAAGGCCGCTGGTGTGGAGAAGGGCTCTGGCCGGCCGCATGATGAGAAAGTCGCCAAACTTAGTAAGAATCAGGTCAGACAAATCGCCGAAGGAAAGATGAAAGACATGAACACCGAGGATATTGAGCAGGCCATGCGCCAAGTCGCCGGCACCGCCCGCAGCATGGGTGTGGAAGTCGAACAATAATAATTTTTTTGTGGGAGGGCGCATTAAACGGCGTCCACTTGTACCACGAAAGGAGTAATAAATGGCAAAGACTAAACAGGACTGGTTAAAAGAGGCT contains these protein-coding regions:
- a CDS encoding ATP-binding protein, which gives rise to MDQPELNSLRQLLSSRRQLVAGLLIFVPLAFRLGQEYSLGLTALLLGGLILLFCLLAIMRQRPASFSGLAFWLIWLLQLLALAGVIYLLGQPLSPLIFLAVALTSMATFAYKRSGFFISTLFGLMAMVTIFLLNSQTVSWESFAELLAYLGVFLLLNLLTSDLVELDKTQLVSRTITGKNLEVEHQRLLSLINNIGDAVIATDEDGNIQTYNGAALDLINTNVSIEGKALDSVWKLVDDEGRTVNLITEAKTADRTIRRSDIKIIYGQDDFANLYTNVTPIKLGQGDRTEKGFTLILQDITKQKSLEEERDEFVAVVSHELRTPVTITEGKVSNAQLLLSKADSPPAKVVEALGQAHSQVVYLADLINDLASLARAERTDVSSQLESINPSVLVADTIKSYEIEAKGKGLELKYEKPMVEPHIIYNNRLYIQEILQNFLTNALKYTKQGQITITLLNEGTDKVRIGVTDQGIGISTSDQKRLFEKFFRSEDYRTRESSGTGLGLYVTAKLASKVDGKIDVKSQLNAGSTFSLTVGSKSETDRPTAASA
- a CDS encoding glycosyltransferase, producing the protein MLIGLIGLFISWWLYAVGSKRQIGLLLSALPLILLAVGIDTGDWALIGLAGGLFVSHTRLLVGRYGQRRTTRVLRRSWRRATIIYLVVILAGQLSADLTAELWLQGLAVAWLLFSVRSLSLTAFRISRYSYRPIKLSNTKLPTVTLAIPARNETHALTDALRSAVSSDYAKLEILVLDDCSQDSTPEIIKSFAHDGVRFIQGQVPSAGWVGKNNAYELLLNEASGDYVLFAGVDIRYSSESITRTITAAISRGAQFVSLMPQRRAYDPVSSALRPLRYFTELAFAEWPLMSSAWLVEREWLLKQGGFRALRREIAPEQALANAARTTGTYQFLLATPELGLTTRKRLNSLYETAVRKLYPGEGKEPVWTILVGLGYAMSAGLLIFSPYIKDPIAAALLSLGALLLWLSYILSELVLQPKFWLLSGLSLPLNLLVEAGLNLVSMIRYEFGRVDWKGRNVCIPVMRWPRSVDRSRTSNQR
- the nusG gene encoding transcription termination/antitermination protein NusG encodes the protein MSGKRYDSAKQWYAIHTYSGYEEKVAESIRQRADSLDMKDKIFDCLVPKEKQIEIKNGKRKVVEKRIFQGYVLVQMKMSEDAWYIVRNTPNVTGFVGSGTEPTPVSDEEMEKIKKRMGVQDPKHKIDFTVGEVVNIIDGPFKGFDGSINEIDEQKGKIKVLVNMFGRETPVELDGLQVKKV
- the rplK gene encoding 50S ribosomal protein L11; translation: MANGKKITANLKMRIPGGQASAGPPVGSTLGQYGVNMMDFINPFNEQTKELQGQTVTVHIRIYEDRSMTWRVVSQATDDLIKKAAGVEKGSGRPHDEKVAKLSKNQVRQIAEGKMKDMNTEDIEQAMRQVAGTARSMGVEVEQ